A single Dreissena polymorpha isolate Duluth1 chromosome 14, UMN_Dpol_1.0, whole genome shotgun sequence DNA region contains:
- the LOC127857287 gene encoding uncharacterized protein LOC127857287: MDLEGGDTDPVVDHVATTRNSDQLANTPASAMDLEGGDTDPVVDHEATTRNSDQLANNPASAMDLEGGDTDPVVDHVATARESRYPARASTSKVCGRHYLLTYQRGMYLALPSHQNMHLFAESPLFIINLRVRETHCLCNADDGSFCRD, from the exons ATGGATTTGGAAGGGGGAGACACTGACCCAGTAGTCGATCATGTGGCAACAACTAGG AACTCGGACCAGCTGGCAAACACCCCTGCCTCTGCCATGGATTTGGAAGGGGGAGACACTGACCCAGTAGTCGATCATGAGGCAACAACCAGG AACTCGGACCAGCTGGCAAACAACCCTGCCTCTGCCATGGATTTGGAAGGGGGAGACACTGACCCAGTAGTCGATCATGTAGCAACAGCCAGG GAGTCAAGATATCCAGCCAGAGCGAGTACATCAAAGGTTTGTGGCAGACATTACCTGTTGACTTATCAAAGAGGGATGTATTTAGCTTTACCCTCCCATCAAAACAT GCACCTTTTCGCAGAGAgtccattatttattattaacctAAGAGTCAGAGAAACTCATTGTCTGTGCAACGCCGATGATGGAAG TTTCTGTCGTGATTGA